Within the Cydia strobilella chromosome 25, ilCydStro3.1, whole genome shotgun sequence genome, the region cGCACGCTCTATTACGCAGTCTGCCATCTAgtggcttaaatctaaaaataaaaaacagccAACGAATTTCAGGCTTCTGTGCTGCCTGCCCCTACAGTTCATTCAGGCTCCCTGTAAGGCCTTTGAGCGGTGATTACAATGGCTGACAAATTTCAGGGGCGTTAAATCTTGTCACTGTCAATATCATTAATGATTTGTgttgttttcaaacaaaaggtaccacattgtcgcttgccgttagggcgctctgacaggttattcgtataaagatgcaagcaaatttcgtccttagggtaggcgacaaagtggtactttttgcttgaaaacgttccatttttcttatattatctttatttcCTGTTTGATTGTAGTCGGAACTTCGAGAACTGAAGGAACCCTTCAAAAGTGGTGAGTTACAGTCATTAAGCCTgttgcctttttttttttaccatactAGGAACAAAGTATGAGGTGTGATGTATACAGTATTTTCTAAAGCATTTAAAATCAGTCACAAAAGAGTATTAAACTAGTGCCTCTGTGAGCTGTACAGACCTCGCGAGCATGACTTAAAACTGACAAAATGTATGGCTCCACCATTTTaagaaatttacaaaaaagaatgtacaataaaaactacttaatcatcgaacctgctcacaaaatttcacgagaatcggttgagaattgagACCTGTAGAGAACATACGAAAGCATATTTGAAATAgtagacattaaataaaattaaactaaaaaaaaaaccgtactaaattgttgccatgtttaagcattttacaaaatgtgacagttataACGTAGGAATTGGCGCCCTTAAGAATTTTCTAcattttcttgtcggactatatgtacaatatgcatgtcatttgtacttagtaataagtttttattaatattcgtttacatataggaaactataggtctttTACTagaatttttttactttatatactcatctgttttataagactgtttgtttctctcttaataaatttaaaaaatatatatatttgcccaagctgaaacggagaccttcgctaacgctcggtcaatcaGTCTCAAAAGCGTATTATTAAACAAGTAAAAATATCGAATCTTTAAGCCATATACGTTTTGTTCATATCGTCCTTCAACAATCGGTATCCTCTTTTTTGTATGTTGGATTAAAATGAGCGaatagggttggcaactgtcacagtttgcagagatggcgccatcatagcttgcccctttttctatgagatttggcttaaaggacattaaaaaaatacacaattttagggattgacagggcaagctatgctggcgccatctgctaattatttcgaccggccaaccccattgactaCTCGTTCATGAATAAAATAACTCTatcaaaattttatgaaatttgATGTTTAATGGCCTCTCCAAACTTCACCGATAATCGCATGTGATTTGCAATAAATTAcggcatttgatcgatcgattgaattcgttgctTCTACTTAACCAGCAATTACCTAAAATCGCATGCCATTTGTTGCAACGTCTGTAGAAGCCTTTACGACCTACAActtgaatttaaaaaacataaaaaaataaaataagcaaagaGTCGTAGCAATAGAATTACTCAATTAATTGGCAGTTTGGCCAACACAACCTTAGTCTATTATTTTCAACAACAAGACAAAATAAAACtcgttcgaaatttgaattgaACATGCTTCGATTTGCGAGCTTTTCGGCGCGATGTGAATGTTGCTCTAAAGTTAATAATTAACGATAATGGACGAATTTATTCAAGATTCAAGTTTATTTGAAGATATTTACAGTCAATATGATGAGAAGACTGACTTTGACAAGTGTGTCGAGAAATATCAAAATGATTTGTCGTCAAATacgaataaaacaaaagtaaatTTAGCGAAAGGTATACTTTTTCGATTCAAGTAGGTCTGGTTTTAAAATGGCTGGTATTTCTTATTTACTTACGATTTGATTCTTAAAcctttattaatataatatttaaaataaaatgtccatttattattaaatctaagaTAAAATTAAGATTTGCGTTaggataaatataataaaacatgaCAAACTTTTGCCTCCAaccgttttatttcattttcgcGTATTATTTTCAGATAATCTAAAACAAAGCGATTGCGAATCAAATGTTGCACCTTCGGCAAAAATAGTACCGGTTTTCGGTAAAAAACGAAATAAACCCAATGATGAAAAGAAGATAAAAAAGTTTACCGTACCAACGAAAAGTATCGTCGATTCACAAAAGGAAATGGGTTTAGACGAAACCGAAAATGAACATTTAAAACAGGACGCGGAAAATATTATTGAAACTACTGAAAACTTCACGATTTCTCAAAAATCTTTTaaggatatttattttgatGCCACTCCTTTGCCATCGTTTGatcatacaaatacaaataatactgCTTATTTTAATGATCCTAATGTTACTCAATCTCAGTGTTCaaccaatatttttaattctcaATCTTCCCTGGATTCAGTCTATAAAAAAACCAAGCATGTACAAAAGGCTTCAAATTTAGGGGGTTTCATTTTAAATTCAATCAATCTGCTCAATGACGAAGAGATACTCTCTCAAAATTCGATCCAAGAGAGCTTCCATTCGGAGAGATCCTTAACTTTCCTATCGCGTAACAATTCCATATGCTCCGTAGTGTCTTTAGGCAAAACTTACAAAGATATGGATGTCAAAAGTTTTACAGAAAATCCTCAAAAAATTGTTACAATGAACACAGAACATAAAATACCTGATCAAGACGAATATCTCAAACTTTTTGTactaaaaaaaactcaaaataaacaaaataatgttGTTATGAGCACTGAGTTTGGTGATATGGGTTTCAACTTATTCTTTGCTAACTATGTTAAAGAATCAGGCAATGATATGTTTATTTGCAAACAACTAAAAGATtctaaaatacaaaatgatAGTGCAGTTACGCGTAAGTTGATTTCgaaaatgtatggaaaagaAAATTCGCTGTTATTAAATAAGATGAAAAAGTGAAACAGATTAgttatgtataattaattattagattaCCCTAATGAAAGATTGTAAGAAGATAATAAATTGTAGATTATTCATGTTGTTTTCCTAATTTTAAATCCATGAATTCATTGAACTATCAAATTCATAAAAGTAAGTATAGACGCAAACATTTTGAGgcagtttttttacgttattaatttatttatatttggccACGTATATTTGTAGCAGAGCAGGTATTTTCTCAGACAGTTTTTGCTTTATAAAtctcttgtaaataaataaaaaccggccaagtgcgagtcggactcgcgcaccgagggttccgtactttttagtgtttgttgttatagtggcaacagaaatacatcatctgtgaaaatttcaactgtctagctattacggttcatgagatacagcctggtgacagacagacagacggacagcggagtcttagtaatagggtccggtttttaccctttgggtacggaaccctaaaaatgaaaagaaCACGTacttaagaaagaaagaaagaaaatacatttatttaacgccacaataCATATggaaaaggaaacatacagacataaACATTGGTAATCGCGGTAATCCGTGGCACTGGTTTTCAGTGtggacctgacttaaaactatgagtaCTTGTTGTCGATAAGGTGTCATTGCTACTGCTACAAAATTAGAAATCTACCTAAATGACAACTAAaaacgtggtaccttttgctgtTGCTAATCTGTAATTCTTTATTTAACAGTGGACCCAGAGAAGGAAAATATCCTGATCGCCTTCCTTCCCTCCGGGCAGTACTGCGGAGTGAAACTGTTCCAGTCCCGGCCTACTAGTTTCAAGAGCGAAGCCTCACGGCTACAGTGGGACAAGCAAGCCGCTTCTAACGCCATCACACTCAAGAAACAGCTGGGTAAGACAGAAATAATGTAGTTAAACATGCTGATCGCCTACCTGCCATCCGGGCGGTACTGTGAAGTGAGGCTATTCCAATCCCGGCCCGCCAGCTTTAAGATCGAAGCCTCCAGGCTACAGTGGAACAAGCAAGCAGTTTCTAATGCCATCACACTCAAGAAACAGCTGAGTATTTAGGACAGAAATTTTGTAGAATTATCAATCATGTCatttacaaaattctttatttgctttATGTGGTTAACAATAGGTCTAACTTTTTTTGGCAAAATGATCCTTAGCTGGCTGGAAGTTCGCCCACTGAAGTCATGAAGCATTTTTTAGCACTTTAttataaccaaagaggatataattagatagagcggtactgtcatagtaaaatttgtaacaactgtaaa harbors:
- the LOC134752729 gene encoding uncharacterized protein LOC134752729; this translates as MDEFIQDSSLFEDIYSQYDEKTDFDKCVEKYQNDLSSNTNKTKVNLAKDNLKQSDCESNVAPSAKIVPVFGKKRNKPNDEKKIKKFTVPTKSIVDSQKEMGLDETENEHLKQDAENIIETTENFTISQKSFKDIYFDATPLPSFDHTNTNNTAYFNDPNVTQSQCSTNIFNSQSSLDSVYKKTKHVQKASNLGGFILNSINLLNDEEILSQNSIQESFHSERSLTFLSRNNSICSVVSLGKTYKDMDVKSFTENPQKIVTMNTEHKIPDQDEYLKLFVLKKTQNKQNNVVMSTEFGDMGFNLFFANYVKESGNDMFICKQLKDSKIQNDSAVTRKLISKMYGKENSLLLNKMKK